One Peribacillus simplex NBRC 15720 = DSM 1321 genomic region harbors:
- a CDS encoding M56 family metallopeptidase, with the protein MIWKRKSYFVISLSLLIACVVWCQMGAFLVHIFFGVNIKANFFKFCFSLFKEDSVYYFVVVTLLSIIISYSILSALFKIAEQYFLSRRFKQKLFLSKNIDMTRSINETFNRINNDILVVNTEQPLAFTLGFRRPFIVLSTGLIQLLDIDELEAVVEHEAFHQKKYDPLVIFILQLISDALWFVPLTKWCHKNYKIISELSADENAINKMGTELGISTALLKLIKHGCTDKSSPVLVHFSNESVNYRLQQLIHPHKTIPLRAETTTIFVSIYVLVILLGMTIVIV; encoded by the coding sequence ATGATTTGGAAGAGAAAGTCTTATTTTGTGATAAGCCTGAGTCTTTTAATTGCCTGTGTAGTATGGTGCCAAATGGGAGCTTTTTTGGTACACATCTTTTTTGGTGTGAATATTAAAGCCAATTTTTTTAAATTTTGTTTTAGTTTATTTAAGGAAGATTCAGTATACTACTTTGTGGTCGTCACCCTGCTCAGTATAATAATATCCTATAGTATATTGAGCGCCTTATTCAAAATTGCAGAGCAATATTTCTTATCCAGAAGGTTTAAACAAAAGCTTTTTCTTTCCAAAAACATTGATATGACAAGGTCTATAAATGAAACATTCAATCGGATCAACAATGATATCTTAGTTGTGAACACTGAACAACCTCTTGCGTTTACGCTTGGTTTCAGGCGGCCTTTCATTGTGTTAAGTACAGGTTTAATTCAATTATTGGATATTGATGAGCTAGAAGCGGTAGTAGAGCATGAAGCCTTTCACCAAAAAAAATATGATCCACTGGTAATTTTTATTTTACAGTTGATCTCAGATGCGTTATGGTTTGTCCCACTGACAAAATGGTGTCATAAAAATTACAAAATAATAAGTGAATTATCAGCCGACGAAAATGCAATTAATAAAATGGGGACTGAATTAGGCATAAGTACCGCTTTGTTGAAGTTAATTAAACATGGTTGCACTGATAAATCATCTCCTGTTCTTGTCCATTTCTCCAATGAATCGGTTAACTATAGACTTCAGCAATTAATTCATCCCCATAAAACAATTCCTTTGAGAGCTGAAACAACCACGATTTTTGTTTCTATTTATGTTTTGGTTATACTTTTGGGAATGACTATAGTGATTGTCTGA
- a CDS encoding DoxX family protein: protein MNKQEIGTFLLRVMLGISFFLHGLSKFKGGLDNTSGWFQSIGIPGFMAYVVGIIELVGGIALIIGLGTRIISALLVFIMAGAIVYVKFPAGFMGNGEGTGYELDLVLMIIALHLVLNGSRFLSIDSKLPNLKKRQDSEMIAS, encoded by the coding sequence ATGAATAAACAAGAGATTGGTACCTTTTTATTAAGAGTTATGTTGGGAATTTCATTTTTCTTGCATGGTTTGTCAAAATTCAAGGGTGGATTGGATAACACTTCAGGATGGTTTCAAAGTATAGGCATTCCGGGATTTATGGCCTATGTAGTCGGTATTATTGAATTGGTTGGAGGAATTGCTTTAATTATAGGTCTTGGGACAAGAATAATTTCTGCTCTCCTTGTATTCATCATGGCTGGTGCAATTGTTTATGTGAAATTCCCAGCAGGTTTTATGGGGAATGGAGAAGGTACAGGGTACGAACTGGATCTCGTTCTTATGATTATTGCACTTCACCTAGTATTGAATGGAAGCCGATTCCTATCTATAGACTCTAAGTTACCTAACCTTAAAAAAAGACAAGATTCAGAAATGATAGCAAGTTAA
- a CDS encoding VOC family protein, producing MTMRLSPYLMMNGNAKEAIQFYEKALDAKVLFNQSFGEMPENPEFPLPEEAKDLVAHAMLKVGETDLMFSDTFPGQTSQSGDQVTICISINDIEKSKRIFETLSQGGEVKMPLQEAFFSPAYGIVSDKFGVTFQIYTEGQQ from the coding sequence ATGACCATGCGATTATCTCCATATTTAATGATGAACGGAAATGCGAAGGAAGCGATCCAATTTTATGAAAAAGCATTGGATGCAAAAGTCCTTTTTAATCAATCCTTTGGAGAAATGCCAGAAAACCCGGAATTTCCTCTGCCAGAAGAAGCAAAGGATCTTGTGGCACACGCAATGTTAAAGGTTGGGGAAACGGACCTCATGTTTTCCGATACTTTTCCAGGTCAAACCAGTCAATCTGGAGATCAAGTCACGATCTGTATTTCAATCAACGATATTGAAAAATCAAAACGAATCTTTGAAACTTTGTCGCAAGGTGGAGAAGTGAAAATGCCGCTGCAGGAAGCTTTTTTCAGCCCTGCTTATGGGATTGTATCAGACAAATTCGGTGTAACCTTTCAAATTTATACAGAGGGTCAACAATAA